A region from the Lasioglossum baleicum unplaced genomic scaffold, iyLasBale1 scaffold0038, whole genome shotgun sequence genome encodes:
- the LOC143219523 gene encoding uncharacterized protein LOC143219523 translates to MTTAEFNNNRLWRYGPEWLAQEQAKWPSARFTICDELPEVRTVTCLVGSIIQTDEILQRYSCIQKLRRIVAYCLRFRTSRRTIGPLSIEEIQHANRQIIKLLQSVTFARDIHDLKTGHLSNTSKLQPLTPFLDEQGILRVGGRLQNSTLPFEQRHPILLPRSHHITKLIIRDSHQRNHHAGITATLYDVRLSYWPIDGKNTTRQIVRHCIRCFRIKPPTVEYIMGNLPAARVTEGRPFVNSGIDYCGPFYIKERQFRNRVRVKIYVAVFVCFATKAVHLEIVGDLTTEAFMAALKRFIARRGICKNLYSDNGTNFVGANHELMELQQTLSKDEKFNHFLNSKAISWHFMPALSPHFGGLWEAAVKSFKHHVKRVVGEELFTYEQFNTFVIEVEAILNSRPLTPLSSDPNDISALTPGHFLIGDSLTCITETDFSETPSNRLSTWQHIQKVHPGTDGVTRAVTVRTINGTYKRNVKRLAPLPITDSARPIGAAIST, encoded by the exons ATGACCACAGCAGAATTTAACAACAATCGTCTCTGGCGGTATGGTCCCGAATGGCTTGCTCAGGAACAAGCGAAGTGGCCATCCGCAAGATTCACCATATGCGATGAGCTACCGGAAGTACGAACGGTTACATGTTTGGTCGGGTCGATaatccaaaccgacgaaatccttCAGCGATACTCGTGTATTCAAAAACTCAGGCGAATCGTCGCTTATTGTTTACGTTTCCGAACGAGTCGTCGGACTATCGGGCCATTGTCCATTGAAGAGATACAGCACGCGAACAGACAAATCATAAAATTACTTCAATCCGTCACTTTCGCTCGTGATATACATGATTTGAAAACTGGTCATCTATCTAACACGAGCAAATTACAACCGCTAACTCCATTCCTCGACGAACAGGGAATATTGCGCGTAGGAGGTCGACTGCAAAATTCCACGCTACCGTTCGAACAACGGCATCCGATACTTCTACCTCGAAGTCATCACATTACTAAACTCATAATTCGCGATTCACATCAACGGAATCATCATGCTGGAATCACTGCGACTTTATACGACGTGCGATTATCATACTGGCCAATCGACGGAAAGAACACTACGCGCCAAATAGTGCGACATTGTATTAGATGTTTCCGTATAAAACCTCCCACAGTTGAATATATCATGGGTAATTTACCTGCTGCCCGTGTCACCGAAGGACGCCCATTCGTTAATAGTGGAATTGATTATTGCGGTCCATTCTACATAAAGGAGCGGCAATTTCGAAACAGAGTTCGAGTCAAAATATATGTAGCCGTCTTCGTCTGCTTCGCGACGAAGGCCGTTCATTTAGAAATAGTCGGCGATCTCACCACAGAAGCCTTTATGGCAGCGCTTAAAAGATTTATTGCACGAAGAGGTATTTGCAAAAACCTATATTCGGACAACGGCACAAATTTTGTCGGTGCCAACCACGAGCTGATGGAACTTCAGCAAACATTGTCAAAAGACGAGAAGTTCAACCACTTCCTCAACTCCAAGGCAATATCGTGGCACTTTATGCCTGCGTTATCCCCACATTTTGGCGGGTTGTGGGAAGCAGCCGTAAAATCATTCAAGCATCACGTCAAGCGAGTCGTCGGCGAGGAATTGTTCACGTATGAACAATTCAATACGTTCGTTATCGaggtcgaagctattttaaattCGCGTCCTCTGACTCCACTCTCGTCAGACCCGAACGATATTTCCGCTTTAACACCTGGCCATTTCCTGATCGGTGATTCCTTAACGTGTATTACCGAGACTGATTTCAGCGAAACGCCGTCAAATCGCTTGTCCACCTGGCAACATATACAGAAG GTGCACCCAGGAACAGACGGCGTCACGCGTGCTGTGACCGTTCGTACCATCAACGGCACGTACAAACGAAATGTCAAGAGATTAGCACCTCTTCCCATAACTGATAGTGCACGACCAATCGGTGCCGCTATCTCAACGTAG